From the genome of Muricauda sp. SCSIO 64092, one region includes:
- a CDS encoding SRPBCC family protein, which produces MGRISCREQIAIEREQRDVFDYTQNYRFRLDWDTLLSQADLLDGVSTANVGAKAHCVAHNGHSMVTRYITFNRPERTAIEMIQGPYMFSSFHGCWVFKATSRKATEVSFLYSYQLRFPFNLVGLMVNRVLRQHTKQRLASLKRNLESP; this is translated from the coding sequence ATGGGGCGTATCAGTTGTAGAGAGCAAATAGCCATTGAAAGAGAACAGCGGGATGTTTTTGATTATACGCAAAACTATAGGTTTAGGCTTGATTGGGATACGCTGTTAAGCCAAGCAGATCTGCTGGATGGGGTTAGTACGGCCAATGTAGGGGCAAAAGCACATTGCGTGGCCCATAATGGACATAGCATGGTAACCCGGTACATAACCTTCAATAGACCGGAAAGAACCGCTATTGAAATGATTCAAGGGCCATATATGTTCAGCTCATTTCATGGATGTTGGGTATTCAAGGCTACCTCCAGAAAGGCAACCGAAGTTAGCTTTTTGTATTCCTATCAACTTCGGTTTCCATTCAATCTAGTTGGTCTTATGGTAAATCGTGTTTTGAGGCAGCATACAAAACAACGGTTGGCAAGTCTTAAGAGAAACCTTGAATCGCCCTAA
- a CDS encoding DMT family transporter, which translates to MKTQLFFVIFAIVAGAVLPLQAGLNVQLGKSVHQPIFAAFASFLIGTVGLLVYLFVLKFDFSTIAQTKTVSPVVWIAGILGAFYVAAVIILAPRLGVALTFVLVVAGQMAVSLVVDHYGLLGLPVKQINWQRLFGVLLLVAGVLLIRRF; encoded by the coding sequence ATGAAAACACAGCTCTTTTTCGTCATTTTCGCCATTGTTGCCGGAGCGGTTTTACCACTTCAAGCAGGGCTTAACGTACAGTTGGGCAAATCGGTCCACCAGCCCATTTTTGCCGCTTTTGCCTCCTTTTTGATCGGTACCGTAGGATTACTGGTTTACCTCTTTGTCTTAAAATTTGATTTTTCGACCATTGCACAGACCAAAACGGTTTCTCCAGTGGTATGGATAGCTGGGATTTTGGGGGCATTTTATGTTGCCGCAGTCATCATTTTGGCACCACGTTTAGGCGTGGCCCTGACTTTTGTTTTGGTAGTTGCAGGACAAATGGCGGTATCCCTGGTGGTGGACCATTATGGACTTCTGGGCCTTCCCGTAAAGCAAATCAATTGGCAGCGATTGTTTGGGGTACTTCTCTTGGTCGCTGGCGTTTTATTGATTCGGAGATTCTGA
- a CDS encoding porin family protein, whose protein sequence is MRILKKIACHITVVGFLALYVSCASIFGSLSVEAGPNLGTRAVDREYSPYDDAPQLQGRCEDCVEGQHQATASSSIAGAGSASSFFGGGSEEAIPGFFIGASLDTPLNSKLSAQTGLRFSTKGSKTTIDNLGSIKTRLTYIDIPLQLRYPIRPKFTVQGGLQPSILLGANEKSEVNGDTTEQDVKDNYKGFDLAATLGVGYIFNDNLSVQLGYDHGFLNLEEQQGFGDVKNRVIRLGVLYTLKTW, encoded by the coding sequence ATGAGAATACTAAAAAAAATAGCATGTCATATAACCGTGGTTGGCTTTTTGGCATTGTATGTAAGCTGTGCCTCAATATTCGGTTCCCTTAGTGTAGAAGCGGGACCGAACCTTGGAACCCGAGCGGTGGACAGGGAATATTCACCATATGATGATGCACCACAGTTACAGGGCCGATGCGAGGATTGTGTTGAAGGCCAACATCAAGCGACCGCAAGTTCCTCCATAGCGGGTGCTGGTTCCGCATCCAGTTTTTTTGGTGGAGGTTCCGAAGAAGCCATTCCTGGGTTTTTTATCGGGGCCAGTTTGGATACGCCCTTAAATTCAAAGTTATCCGCCCAGACAGGTCTGCGGTTCAGTACCAAAGGGAGCAAGACCACCATTGACAATCTGGGGTCCATCAAAACACGTTTGACCTACATTGACATTCCTTTGCAATTGCGGTATCCCATAAGGCCAAAGTTTACTGTTCAGGGTGGCTTGCAACCTTCAATATTGTTGGGTGCCAATGAAAAAAGTGAGGTAAATGGGGACACCACCGAGCAAGATGTAAAAGACAATTATAAAGGATTTGATCTGGCCGCAACCTTGGGGGTGGGTTATATTTTTAATGACAATCTTAGTGTTCAGTTGGGTTACGACCACGGGTTTCTCAACCTTGAAGAACAGCAAGGTTTTGGAGACGTCAAAAACCGGGTCATTAGATTGGGTGTACTGTATACCCTAAAAACCTGGTAA
- a CDS encoding alginate export family protein, with protein sequence MKTLSQIATVFFGAVLWMQAQEEGKKVLDFSLLRQNDVIDIPSDGKNGLYENLKQIEIGKESKLSFGGSYRFQSEAFINEEFATEVDQDDIWFLNRFQFHSHLKFANTFELFAELNSSLMTSKQNLAPVDRDELSFNQLFAQYHFNTNWRMLVGRQNMRLGSGRLIDVREGPNVRLSFDMAQLQYQDQNSELTTFYAVPVRVGQWVFDNEALNFQESLGAVYWTQHWNRRTSTDIYMIYKEEEAKTWDSGTADDNRLSLGLRHFGNWNKLRYNNEFVFQTGRFGEQDIRAWTVSFNIEHPFLVTNSSIGLKTEAISGDTSNTDTTLNTFDGLYPRGAYFGRVARIGPSNLFDIHPYVDMSMGRFTFQFDYVAFWRLSRQDGVYGPPLNLQYPSVNEERFIGHQLGSIASFEVNGFIALELEANVIFPGAFLVESGLDNTLFHAVFTAEFKF encoded by the coding sequence GTGAAGACCTTATCTCAAATAGCTACTGTTTTCTTTGGCGCTGTTTTATGGATGCAGGCGCAAGAAGAAGGTAAAAAAGTACTTGATTTTAGTTTATTGCGGCAGAATGATGTCATTGACATTCCTTCCGATGGGAAAAACGGCCTTTATGAAAATTTAAAGCAAATCGAAATCGGCAAGGAAAGTAAGCTAAGTTTTGGGGGCAGTTACCGGTTTCAATCGGAAGCGTTTATCAACGAGGAATTCGCAACGGAAGTGGACCAGGATGACATTTGGTTTTTGAACCGGTTCCAGTTCCACTCCCATCTAAAATTTGCCAATACATTCGAATTGTTTGCAGAGCTGAATTCCAGTTTAATGACCAGCAAACAAAACCTGGCTCCCGTTGACCGGGACGAGTTAAGTTTTAACCAGTTGTTTGCACAATATCATTTCAATACCAATTGGCGTATGTTGGTAGGCCGTCAAAACATGCGCCTGGGAAGCGGCCGTTTGATTGATGTTCGGGAGGGACCAAACGTTCGGTTGTCATTTGATATGGCACAATTGCAGTATCAGGACCAAAACAGCGAGCTCACCACTTTTTACGCTGTTCCGGTTCGGGTGGGACAATGGGTATTTGACAATGAGGCGCTCAATTTTCAGGAGTCGCTGGGCGCGGTTTACTGGACGCAACATTGGAACCGCAGAACGAGCACGGATATCTACATGATTTACAAAGAGGAGGAAGCCAAAACCTGGGATTCGGGTACCGCCGATGACAATCGACTGAGTTTGGGATTGCGACATTTCGGGAATTGGAACAAATTGAGGTACAACAATGAATTTGTATTCCAGACCGGGCGTTTTGGTGAGCAGGACATCAGGGCATGGACGGTCTCCTTCAATATTGAACATCCCTTTTTGGTGACGAATAGTTCCATTGGACTGAAAACAGAGGCCATAAGTGGCGACACCAGCAATACGGATACGACCCTAAATACCTTCGATGGGCTCTACCCAAGGGGTGCTTACTTTGGCCGTGTGGCCCGAATAGGGCCTTCCAACCTATTTGATATCCATCCGTATGTTGACATGTCCATGGGACGTTTCACCTTTCAGTTTGACTATGTCGCTTTTTGGCGGTTGTCAAGACAGGATGGGGTGTATGGTCCGCCATTGAATTTGCAATACCCTTCCGTAAATGAAGAACGATTTATAGGACATCAACTCGGTTCCATAGCAAGTTTTGAAGTAAATGGTTTTATTGCTTTGGAGTTGGAGGCCAACGTTATTTTCCCAGGGGCTTTTTTGGTGGAAAGTGGTTTGGACAATACCTTGTTCCATGCCGTTTTTACCGCAGAGTTTAAGTTTTGA
- a CDS encoding SCO family protein, translating to MRTPSAGLWIGFFLVLLWSCQNTIGDATEVPPVLGQASVELPNWSPLVTQTGAVYRKSTQKKIQVVDFFFTGCPTICPKMTSHLVTVQDHFQGNGQVEILSFSIDGANDTPEVLLRYAKNYNIKENQWKLLTGNPEGIFAISKGYKVMAYNDEFAGERNLVHDGTFVLVDHNQQIRGYYDGLDDADTQRLITDIEKLLKTL from the coding sequence ATGAGGACGCCTAGTGCAGGACTTTGGATAGGATTTTTCCTGGTCCTTCTTTGGTCTTGCCAAAATACTATTGGTGATGCCACCGAAGTACCCCCCGTTTTGGGGCAAGCTTCGGTGGAACTTCCCAATTGGAGTCCGTTGGTGACTCAGACGGGGGCAGTTTATAGGAAATCGACCCAGAAAAAAATTCAGGTAGTGGACTTCTTTTTTACGGGTTGTCCAACCATTTGTCCCAAAATGACCAGCCATTTGGTAACGGTTCAAGACCATTTTCAGGGCAATGGACAGGTAGAGATTTTGTCCTTTTCCATCGATGGTGCCAATGACACTCCGGAAGTACTATTGCGTTACGCCAAAAATTATAACATCAAAGAAAACCAATGGAAGTTATTGACCGGAAATCCGGAAGGGATTTTTGCCATTTCAAAAGGGTACAAGGTCATGGCTTATAATGATGAATTTGCTGGAGAACGAAACCTGGTTCATGATGGCACTTTTGTCCTGGTCGACCACAATCAACAAATACGTGGCTACTATGATGGACTGGATGATGCGGATACACAACGTCTCATAACCGACATTGAAAAACTATTAAAAACACTTTGA
- a CDS encoding helix-turn-helix domain-containing protein: protein MISESPGAFDVLNLWTSCSLVLASQGLLLSLLIIGKGKQNNTSNIRLGLVVVSYCVIVLTYAIIFLDQPVHRPSLLDDGFIRIILFTIGPLNYLYIFNLLGQGRYKTVSLLHFFPALITTGSILGEYLGLFYLAQLYQFVFNPYTLIVHLILYGFGIAVFLKKNHSGFGNLLRNWVTILFAVYLFFTLFISSYLNTNMVVYSDILALGTIGAFVLILGYVAYFHPKILWDKNVLKKAGPPEKYCRSGLSQELSEELKNKLLKLIEEEKLYLNNDLTLDGLANRLSIPRHYVSQIINEQFEMGFYDFINKFRIEEAKTLLKNQEDCRLKVIEIVYQTGFNNKVSFYKAFKKSTGHTPKRYVELSMSA from the coding sequence GTGATAAGCGAATCCCCCGGAGCTTTTGATGTATTGAATTTGTGGACAAGTTGTTCTTTGGTATTGGCGAGTCAAGGGTTACTATTGAGTCTCTTGATCATAGGCAAAGGGAAGCAAAACAATACATCGAATATCCGTCTTGGTCTTGTGGTAGTTTCGTACTGCGTTATTGTCCTGACGTATGCCATTATATTTCTGGATCAACCTGTTCATAGGCCCTCCCTATTGGATGACGGATTTATCAGAATCATATTGTTTACCATTGGCCCTTTGAATTACCTGTATATTTTCAATTTACTGGGTCAAGGAAGGTACAAAACGGTGAGTTTACTTCATTTTTTTCCCGCACTTATCACAACAGGGAGTATTCTGGGAGAGTATTTGGGGCTATTTTATTTGGCCCAACTGTACCAGTTTGTTTTTAACCCCTACACTTTAATTGTTCATCTTATACTTTATGGTTTTGGGATAGCGGTTTTTCTAAAAAAGAACCACAGCGGATTTGGCAATCTTCTTAGGAACTGGGTGACGATCTTATTTGCCGTGTATCTTTTCTTTACCCTATTTATTTCCTCGTACCTAAATACCAATATGGTCGTTTATTCGGATATTCTTGCCCTTGGTACCATCGGTGCTTTTGTTTTGATTTTGGGCTATGTGGCCTATTTCCATCCCAAAATTCTATGGGATAAAAATGTGCTCAAAAAAGCGGGGCCTCCTGAAAAATATTGTCGTAGTGGATTGTCTCAGGAACTATCGGAAGAGCTGAAGAACAAACTTTTAAAATTGATCGAAGAAGAGAAACTCTATTTGAACAATGATCTTACCCTGGACGGTCTTGCAAATCGTTTGAGTATCCCACGGCATTATGTGTCCCAAATCATCAATGAACAATTTGAAATGGGCTTTTATGACTTCATAAACAAGTTCAGAATTGAGGAAGCAAAAACACTGTTGAAGAACCAGGAAGATTGCCGATTAAAAGTTATTGAAATTGTTTATCAAACAGGCTTCAACAACAAAGTTTCGTTTTATAAAGCCTTTAAAAAATCCACGGGACACACCCCAAAAAGGTATGTTGAACTTAGTATGTCTGCATAA
- a CDS encoding YceI family protein, producing METAIKTKWNLDTAHSEIGFKVKHMMISTVTGHFEDFNATVTTASDDFKDAEFDFVATVGSINTKNADRDNHLRSNDFFNAEAYPEMTFTSTAFDGEKMMGDLTVRDITKSIALNVEFNGIAVDPYGQTKAGFEITGTLNRKDFGLAWSAVTEAGSVVVAEQVKLVVDLQFIQE from the coding sequence ATGGAAACAGCAATAAAAACAAAATGGAATTTAGATACGGCCCACTCGGAGATTGGGTTTAAGGTAAAACACATGATGATTTCGACGGTAACGGGCCACTTTGAGGATTTCAACGCCACCGTGACCACAGCATCGGATGATTTTAAGGATGCGGAATTTGATTTCGTGGCAACCGTAGGGAGCATCAACACCAAAAATGCCGATAGGGACAACCACTTAAGGTCAAATGACTTTTTCAATGCGGAGGCGTATCCTGAAATGACCTTTACCTCCACGGCCTTTGACGGCGAAAAAATGATGGGCGATCTAACCGTTCGTGATATCACCAAAAGCATTGCGTTGAATGTGGAATTTAACGGCATAGCGGTTGACCCTTATGGCCAAACCAAGGCTGGATTTGAAATTACCGGCACGCTGAACCGAAAGGATTTTGGCCTTGCCTGGAGTGCGGTTACCGAAGCGGGAAGCGTTGTGGTTGCCGAACAGGTAAAATTGGTCGTTGACCTACAGTTCATTCAAGAATAA
- a CDS encoding peroxiredoxin, with product MNAIRLGDIAPNFTANTTKGRMDYHEWLGENWGMLVSHPADFTPVCTTELGTMANFQNEFDERKIKLAAISVDSLESHFEWIKDIEETQNASVDFPLIADADRTIASLYGMIHPNADSTMTVRSVFIIAPDKKVRLILTYPAATGRNFDELLRVIDSLQLTEYEMLATPANWKKGDDCVILPSISNEEATKRFPKGFKTVKPYLRLTPQV from the coding sequence ATGAATGCGATTCGATTGGGGGACATTGCCCCAAACTTTACAGCGAATACAACAAAAGGAAGGATGGATTACCATGAATGGCTGGGTGAAAATTGGGGGATGTTGGTATCACATCCAGCTGACTTCACCCCGGTATGTACCACGGAGTTGGGCACAATGGCCAACTTTCAAAATGAATTTGACGAACGCAAGATAAAACTAGCCGCCATTAGTGTGGATTCCCTGGAGTCCCATTTCGAGTGGATTAAGGACATCGAGGAAACCCAGAATGCAAGTGTCGATTTCCCATTGATTGCCGATGCGGATAGAACGATTGCCAGTTTGTACGGAATGATTCATCCCAATGCGGATTCCACGATGACGGTGCGCTCCGTTTTCATTATCGCCCCCGACAAAAAAGTGAGGCTGATACTTACGTATCCCGCTGCTACGGGAAGAAATTTTGACGAGCTATTGAGGGTAATAGATTCGCTGCAGCTTACCGAATACGAGATGTTGGCGACCCCTGCCAATTGGAAGAAAGGCGATGATTGTGTCATTTTACCTTCAATAAGCAATGAAGAAGCAACAAAACGGTTCCCCAAAGGATTTAAAACAGTAAAGCCCTATTTGAGATTAACACCACAGGTGTAA
- a CDS encoding DoxX family protein: protein MNALTLFIKKSIATTDSNTRSGLGLLFLRFFGSFALIRTHGWPKLMDLEGTMAHIPDPTGFGPTFSAYYAIFANVFCALLVMLGLFTRWASFAVISITLSGLFIVHAADPAKVQDTPLIYSIVFIALIILGSGKYSLDAIIEKKINQ from the coding sequence ATGAACGCTTTAACATTATTTATAAAAAAATCAATTGCCACGACCGATTCCAATACGCGTTCGGGGTTGGGGCTTTTGTTCTTGAGGTTTTTTGGAAGTTTTGCACTTATCAGAACCCACGGATGGCCAAAGTTGATGGATTTGGAGGGGACCATGGCACATATTCCCGACCCTACAGGTTTTGGACCGACTTTTTCTGCTTACTATGCCATTTTCGCCAATGTATTTTGCGCTCTTTTGGTCATGTTGGGTCTGTTTACGCGATGGGCTTCCTTTGCCGTAATTTCAATTACCCTTAGTGGTCTGTTCATAGTTCATGCAGCTGACCCGGCAAAAGTTCAGGATACCCCTTTGATTTATTCCATAGTGTTTATTGCGCTCATCATTTTGGGTTCGGGCAAATACTCCCTGGATGCCATAATTGAGAAGAAAATCAACCAATGA
- a CDS encoding tyrosinase family protein has product MKMNHPQRRDFLKKMGWSTLGLSALPLAATSVSACKNGTGPQETTGVKSSGNLAVRRNIADIPVDDAEIKVFKDALNILKKRSEVSPLDPSGWQAQGMLHATFCATSIYANQVHYNWYVWPWHRLYLWSMEQKLQKAVQEPTLALHYWDWTKFNYIPEHYWGDESNPLYNVTRMVKATDEVPKDFINVGAGFRAEHYKTFGGYPAIKKRGEAQLDGLAEQSFHNNIHNWIGGQMATFTESGFDPIFYAHHGNCDRIWEAWQTYSPNNTLPEDAEWLEKRLFATDGNGTPVAFKIKELLNTEDLGYTFHDLDLNPTFCNPYEEADKPVREASQVDCVAPLNLNTSQTDAIYTEMVNKERTHVILHFERAQLPYQPYCARVFFEYDGNGERQSKYTGTFTILPILDLDSVLLQNGVHLQIEIEKDIADAIEAEKDIQVVFQPVPLPNRNIPDEILKLENISLKLNYEDA; this is encoded by the coding sequence ATGAAAATGAATCACCCGCAACGCCGGGATTTTCTAAAAAAAATGGGGTGGTCCACTTTGGGGCTTTCCGCCCTTCCCCTCGCAGCCACATCGGTCAGTGCGTGTAAAAACGGAACCGGTCCACAGGAAACAACAGGAGTCAAATCGAGCGGCAATTTGGCCGTTCGAAGGAACATCGCCGACATTCCCGTTGATGATGCGGAGATCAAAGTTTTTAAAGATGCCCTCAATATCTTAAAAAAGCGTTCGGAAGTTTCACCCCTGGATCCGTCCGGATGGCAGGCCCAGGGTATGTTGCACGCCACTTTTTGTGCCACCAGTATTTATGCCAACCAAGTACACTACAATTGGTATGTATGGCCCTGGCATCGTTTGTATCTCTGGTCCATGGAGCAGAAACTACAAAAAGCGGTGCAAGAACCAACCCTGGCACTACACTATTGGGACTGGACCAAATTCAATTATATTCCGGAACACTACTGGGGAGATGAAAGCAATCCGCTGTACAATGTGACACGAATGGTAAAGGCTACCGATGAGGTTCCCAAGGATTTTATCAATGTTGGTGCTGGATTTCGGGCGGAACACTACAAAACCTTTGGAGGTTATCCAGCAATCAAAAAACGCGGCGAAGCCCAATTGGATGGTTTGGCGGAGCAATCGTTCCATAACAATATCCATAACTGGATCGGCGGTCAGATGGCCACTTTTACCGAATCCGGTTTTGACCCCATTTTCTACGCCCACCATGGTAATTGCGACCGTATTTGGGAAGCTTGGCAAACCTACAGCCCAAACAATACGTTGCCGGAAGATGCGGAATGGTTGGAAAAACGTTTGTTCGCCACTGATGGAAATGGCACGCCGGTAGCTTTTAAGATCAAGGAGTTGTTGAATACCGAGGATTTGGGCTATACCTTTCACGATCTGGATTTGAACCCAACCTTCTGTAACCCCTATGAGGAAGCGGACAAACCTGTTCGGGAAGCTTCACAAGTGGACTGTGTAGCACCGTTGAACTTAAATACGTCACAGACCGATGCCATTTATACGGAAATGGTGAACAAGGAGCGTACCCATGTGATCTTACATTTTGAAAGGGCCCAATTGCCCTATCAACCCTACTGCGCGCGTGTATTTTTTGAGTATGATGGAAATGGGGAACGCCAAAGCAAGTACACCGGTACCTTTACCATCCTGCCCATTTTAGATCTGGATAGTGTTTTGCTCCAAAACGGGGTGCATTTGCAGATAGAAATTGAGAAGGACATTGCCGATGCCATTGAGGCCGAAAAAGACATCCAAGTAGTCTTTCAGCCGGTGCCGCTGCCCAATCGAAATATCCCTGACGAAATATTGAAGTTGGAGAACATCTCCCTAAAACTGAATTATGAGGACGCCTAG
- a CDS encoding TonB-dependent receptor domain-containing protein, protein MDRSNYWLVLVFFILGTTITLAQNKTIRGTVTDQNGLPLPGVNVIVQGTSNGTQTDFDGNYTIQGNNGQTLVFSYLGQKTVTQPIGESNVIDIQMVEDAEALEEVIVTGQGSGIQKRKLSTTVDVLTEEDIDKLPSNQIDAMLQASTPSAQIRLSSGQPGTASIIRTRGPISAATSSTPVIIVDGVRVDNLNSSPQLGLGTGGANVSALADIPVESIERIEYIKGGAATTLYGADAANGVIQVITKKGREGRATAFFESSLGVIKGTEDYLKYKRTAEALFSPGMSQEFKVGFSGGGKGFSYNFGGSLYKDDSFNNLNEQVKRSFTFGYKAKLSEKMDYQGSFSYTGFESNLDFNANFTTLSRFSGFESAGRGNLDELTDEEWQAELERSDRINPLVVNTQTINRITGSNKFTYTLSNSVQVNATVGIDYRTSVSEQVQSNSFQIATGGIPEGTTDQAILGRLLRNAFTVTADLNFTHKANLGDLSFVTILGGQFFRSTDRQNQINGTGGVDGTRSINNFATQTAFDFVLENANYGLYFLENVGFFDVAFLELGGRLDRNTSAGENTNPLFLPKIGVVYNFSDHDFYKRNGINDIVSTIKFRANYGEATNFAQPFSQDRTFSLNSFLGAPSFTFANPGNPDLVSERVKTTEFGLELGFFGNRLNLSGTRYDATTEDALFTPVSPPSTGQLNQIQNIGEVSNKGWELALDATLIQTEKHRLGINFSYNINENEVVSSGGGAPFVVGGFQVIGSVVEESQSLGYLRGTAAVLQSDGTYEFEDNAVLGDTFAPYFGSLGLNYSWGSFNLFATGDYQFGGKITDLSFLLRHLRGFDNEGIPEELIASGTSPFNYVNFFVFDNDFIKIRTIGATYDFGNVVKPFSNIRFGLTVTNPFNWTAGNFDPENTGSGISLQNGFASGGFAYGTESLPRIFLSSLRFQF, encoded by the coding sequence ATGGATCGAAGTAATTATTGGCTGGTGTTGGTATTCTTTATTTTGGGAACTACAATTACACTGGCGCAGAACAAAACAATCAGAGGTACGGTTACCGATCAAAACGGGTTGCCCTTGCCAGGGGTCAATGTGATTGTTCAAGGAACAAGCAATGGCACACAGACCGATTTTGACGGAAATTATACCATCCAAGGGAACAATGGCCAAACACTGGTTTTTTCCTATCTGGGACAAAAAACGGTAACACAACCTATAGGGGAATCCAATGTAATCGATATCCAAATGGTTGAGGATGCAGAAGCATTGGAAGAAGTCATTGTAACCGGCCAAGGCTCTGGTATCCAAAAGCGAAAACTCTCCACTACCGTGGACGTGCTGACGGAGGAAGATATTGACAAACTCCCCTCCAATCAGATAGATGCGATGTTGCAGGCCAGCACACCAAGCGCCCAGATAAGGCTAAGTTCCGGGCAACCTGGCACCGCTTCCATAATACGGACCAGGGGGCCAATTTCTGCTGCTACCTCTTCTACCCCCGTAATTATTGTGGATGGGGTTAGGGTGGACAATTTAAATTCAAGCCCACAATTGGGCTTGGGTACCGGAGGCGCCAATGTTTCGGCCCTTGCGGATATTCCCGTGGAATCCATAGAGCGAATTGAATATATAAAAGGGGGTGCCGCGACCACTTTGTATGGTGCCGATGCCGCCAATGGGGTAATTCAGGTCATTACCAAAAAAGGTCGCGAGGGTAGGGCAACCGCCTTTTTTGAGAGTAGTTTGGGCGTAATTAAAGGAACAGAGGACTATTTAAAGTACAAAAGAACTGCCGAGGCACTGTTCAGTCCGGGAATGTCCCAAGAGTTCAAAGTTGGTTTTAGCGGTGGAGGAAAAGGGTTTTCCTACAATTTTGGGGGAAGCCTGTACAAGGACGATTCCTTCAACAATTTGAACGAGCAGGTAAAACGCTCGTTCACTTTTGGATATAAAGCCAAATTATCCGAAAAGATGGATTATCAAGGTTCGTTCTCGTACACCGGTTTTGAGTCCAACCTGGACTTCAATGCCAATTTTACCACGCTTTCAAGATTTTCTGGCTTTGAGAGTGCTGGTCGTGGCAACCTGGATGAGCTTACCGATGAAGAATGGCAGGCCGAGTTGGAAAGATCGGACAGGATAAATCCTTTGGTGGTGAACACGCAAACCATAAATAGGATTACAGGTTCGAACAAGTTTACATATACCCTTTCAAATTCGGTTCAAGTTAATGCAACGGTAGGGATAGACTATCGAACTTCCGTTTCGGAACAGGTCCAAAGCAATAGTTTTCAAATAGCTACGGGCGGTATTCCAGAAGGGACCACCGACCAGGCCATTCTGGGGAGGTTGTTACGAAATGCGTTTACGGTTACTGCAGACCTCAACTTTACCCATAAGGCCAATCTGGGGGATTTGTCATTTGTTACGATTTTAGGAGGACAGTTCTTTAGGAGTACGGACAGGCAAAATCAGATCAATGGCACTGGGGGTGTGGATGGAACACGATCGATCAACAATTTTGCCACCCAAACCGCTTTTGATTTTGTACTGGAAAATGCCAATTATGGCCTCTATTTTTTGGAGAACGTTGGTTTCTTTGACGTGGCTTTTTTGGAATTGGGGGGCAGACTGGATAGAAATACATCTGCCGGAGAGAACACCAATCCTTTGTTCCTTCCAAAAATTGGGGTGGTCTACAACTTTTCCGATCACGATTTTTATAAAAGAAATGGCATCAATGATATCGTCTCGACAATAAAGTTCAGGGCGAATTATGGGGAAGCCACCAATTTTGCACAGCCATTTTCACAGGACAGGACCTTTTCGCTGAATTCCTTTTTAGGGGCGCCTTCTTTCACATTCGCCAATCCGGGAAATCCGGATTTGGTTTCGGAACGGGTGAAGACCACCGAATTTGGTTTGGAGCTGGGTTTTTTTGGAAATCGGCTCAATTTGAGCGGTACACGATACGACGCTACTACGGAGGACGCACTTTTTACACCGGTATCCCCACCATCAACAGGTCAATTGAACCAAATTCAAAACATTGGAGAGGTATCCAATAAAGGATGGGAACTTGCACTGGACGCGACTTTGATCCAAACCGAAAAGCACCGTCTGGGCATTAACTTTTCGTACAATATCAATGAAAATGAAGTGGTAAGTTCGGGGGGTGGAGCTCCATTCGTAGTAGGAGGGTTCCAAGTTATCGGCTCCGTGGTAGAGGAGAGCCAGAGTTTGGGATACCTTAGGGGTACTGCCGCCGTGCTTCAAAGCGATGGCACTTATGAATTCGAGGACAATGCGGTTCTGGGAGATACGTTTGCCCCATATTTTGGTTCCCTGGGGCTGAATTACTCGTGGGGGAGTTTTAACCTTTTTGCCACGGGAGATTATCAATTTGGTGGCAAGATTACCGATCTGAGCTTTCTGTTGAGACATTTACGGGGCTTTGATAATGAAGGTATTCCCGAAGAACTGATTGCTAGCGGCACCTCGCCATTCAACTATGTAAACTTCTTTGTTTTTGACAATGATTTCATTAAAATAAGAACCATAGGTGCTACGTATGATTTTGGAAATGTAGTAAAACCTTTCTCCAACATACGGTTTGGCCTCACGGTAACCAACCCCTTCAACTGGACAGCAGGAAACTTTGACCCGGAGAATACCGGTTCGGGAATCTCCCTACAAAACGGATTTGCCAGTGGTGGTTTTGCCTATGGAACGGAATCCTTGCCGAGAATCTTCCTGAGTTCTTTACGATTTCAATTCTAA